The Rhodococcus triatomae genome includes a window with the following:
- a CDS encoding siderophore-interacting protein produces MSKPTATLTVLRSEQLSPHMVRVHFGDPGFDSFTPNAFTDAYVKLELPDQGQTYLRTYTIRSVDPDAREIAIDFVVHGDQGVAGPWAARARAGDTVTLRGPGGAYAPDIAADWHLLAGDETAIPAISAAAEALPAEAVGYVVLEVAGPDDEIAVSTPAGVRVIWVHRGDSSDRVGDDRAGDNAPLVEAVKALEWLPGEPHVFIHGEAQAVMHNLRPYIRREKQVPAQRASISGYWRRGRTEEGFRVWKSELAAAESTA; encoded by the coding sequence GTGTCCAAGCCCACCGCGACATTGACCGTCCTGCGTTCCGAGCAGTTGAGCCCGCACATGGTCCGCGTCCATTTCGGTGACCCGGGATTCGACTCGTTCACGCCGAACGCGTTCACCGATGCGTACGTCAAGCTCGAACTGCCCGACCAGGGACAGACGTACCTGCGCACCTACACGATCCGCTCGGTCGACCCCGATGCTCGGGAGATCGCGATCGACTTCGTCGTGCACGGAGACCAGGGTGTGGCCGGCCCGTGGGCGGCTCGCGCCCGTGCCGGCGACACGGTGACCCTGCGCGGGCCCGGCGGAGCCTATGCGCCCGATATCGCTGCGGACTGGCACCTGCTGGCCGGCGACGAGACCGCGATCCCGGCGATCTCGGCTGCCGCGGAGGCGCTGCCCGCGGAGGCGGTGGGGTACGTGGTGCTCGAGGTGGCCGGTCCCGACGACGAGATCGCCGTGTCCACCCCCGCCGGCGTCCGGGTGATCTGGGTGCACCGGGGAGATTCCTCCGATCGAGTCGGCGACGATCGCGCCGGCGACAACGCACCGCTCGTCGAGGCGGTCAAGGCGCTCGAGTGGCTGCCGGGCGAGCCGCACGTGTTCATCCACGGCGAGGCACAGGCCGTCATGCACAATCTGCGCCCCTACATCCGTCGGGAGAAGCAGGTGCCAGCCCAGCGGGCGTCGATCTCCGGGTACTGGCGCCGCGGGCGCACCGAGGAGGGTTTCCGGGTCTGGAAGTCCGAGCTCGCCGCTGCCGAATCCACCGCCTGA
- a CDS encoding tyrosine recombinase XerC, whose product MENLPSAFEQLLAEYADDLRLGRGRSEHTIRAYLADTRSLLTFLAGLDEQSTLGDLDVHVLRAWLAGQSAAGVARSTLSRRTSAARNFTAWLVRTRRIGADPAVRLVAPKSRRTLPTVLRQPQAEAAMKAAESGAAQQDPVALRDRLIVELLYSTGIRVGELCGLDLDSVDHERRLLRVIGKGDKERAVPFGVPGADAIGAWLRIGRPALANARSGAAFLLGRRGGRLDQRQARAVVHEVLEAVPGAPDLGPHGFRHTAATHLLEGGADLRVVQELLGHASMATTQLYTHVSVARLRAVHDQAHPRA is encoded by the coding sequence ATGGAAAACCTGCCGTCGGCCTTCGAGCAGCTGCTCGCCGAGTATGCCGACGACCTGCGCCTCGGCAGGGGACGCTCCGAGCACACCATCCGCGCCTATCTCGCCGATACCCGGAGTCTGTTGACCTTCCTGGCAGGCCTGGACGAGCAATCCACCCTCGGTGACCTGGACGTGCACGTGCTGCGTGCCTGGCTGGCCGGGCAGTCTGCGGCCGGCGTCGCCCGCAGCACCCTGTCCCGGCGCACGTCGGCGGCGCGGAACTTCACCGCGTGGCTGGTGCGGACCCGTCGTATCGGTGCCGATCCGGCCGTGCGGCTGGTGGCGCCCAAGTCGCGCCGCACGCTACCGACCGTGCTGCGGCAGCCGCAGGCGGAGGCGGCGATGAAGGCTGCGGAATCGGGTGCTGCCCAACAGGACCCGGTTGCGTTGCGGGACCGGTTGATCGTGGAGTTGCTGTACTCCACGGGGATCCGGGTCGGCGAGCTGTGCGGGCTCGATCTCGATTCCGTCGACCACGAGCGTCGGCTGCTCCGGGTGATCGGCAAGGGAGACAAGGAACGCGCCGTCCCCTTCGGTGTCCCGGGAGCCGACGCCATCGGCGCCTGGCTCCGGATCGGGCGCCCCGCGCTCGCGAACGCGAGGTCCGGTGCCGCCTTCCTGCTCGGCCGACGGGGCGGCCGGCTCGATCAGCGGCAGGCCCGTGCCGTGGTGCACGAGGTGCTCGAGGCGGTGCCGGGGGCGCCGGATCTCGGGCCGCACGGCTTCCGGCACACGGCTGCCACCCACCTGCTCGAGGGAGGCGCAGACCTCCGGGTCGTCCAGGAACTCCTCGGGCACGCGAGCATGGCGACCACCCAGCTCTACACCCACGTCTCGGTGGCGCGGCTGCGTGCCGTGCACGATCAGGCCCATCCACGGGCTTGA
- a CDS encoding M23 family metallopeptidase, whose protein sequence is MTVPTLRSTAPVRSIHRRSAAALLAAALVTTLAALTPSPAAAAPDRFEWPLAPRPQVVRAFDKPERNWLPGHRGVDLAGREGQAVVAAGAGVVVFAGSVAGKPVVSVDHPGGLRTTYEPVHARVAAGTRVGRGTVLGYLESGHPGCPAASGTCLHWGLRRDREYLDPTLLVRAVPIRLLPVRTP, encoded by the coding sequence GTGACCGTGCCAACCCTCCGCTCGACAGCCCCCGTCCGCTCGATCCACCGCCGATCGGCTGCGGCACTGCTCGCCGCCGCGCTGGTCACCACGCTCGCCGCCCTGACACCGTCACCTGCCGCCGCGGCGCCGGACCGGTTCGAGTGGCCGCTCGCACCGCGTCCGCAGGTCGTCCGTGCATTCGACAAACCGGAACGCAACTGGCTGCCGGGGCATCGCGGCGTGGACCTCGCCGGCCGGGAAGGCCAGGCGGTGGTGGCGGCGGGCGCGGGGGTCGTGGTCTTCGCGGGCTCGGTGGCGGGCAAGCCGGTGGTGTCGGTGGATCACCCCGGCGGTCTGCGCACGACGTACGAGCCGGTCCACGCCCGGGTGGCCGCGGGCACCCGGGTCGGACGCGGGACGGTTCTGGGCTACCTCGAGAGCGGACATCCCGGGTGTCCGGCCGCATCGGGCACCTGCCTGCACTGGGGTCTACGCCGGGATCGGGAATACCTCGATCCGACGCTGCTGGTGCGCGCGGTGCCGATCCGCCTGCTCCCCGTCCGGACGCCGTGA
- the rpsB gene encoding 30S ribosomal protein S2: MAVVTMKQMLDSGTHFGHQTRRWNPKMKRFILTDRNGIYIIDLQQTLTYIDKAYEFVKETVAHGGTILFVGTKKQAQESIAGEATRVGMPYVNQRWLGGMLTNFTTVHKRLLRLKELEAMEQTGGFEGRTKKEILMLTREMTKLDRTLGGIRDMAKVPSAVWIVDTNKEHLAVAEARKLNIPVIAILDTNCDPDLVDYPIPGNDDAIRSAALLTRVVASAVAEGVQARAGLSADKDAKPEAGAGEPLAEWEQELLSQSATADGITEGGPENTREAVAEADSKLAEAPADVAEAEKQA, translated from the coding sequence ATGGCTGTCGTCACCATGAAGCAGATGCTCGACAGTGGAACCCACTTCGGGCACCAGACCCGTCGCTGGAACCCGAAGATGAAGCGGTTCATCCTCACGGACCGCAACGGCATCTACATCATCGACCTGCAGCAGACGCTCACGTACATCGACAAGGCGTACGAATTCGTCAAGGAGACCGTCGCCCACGGCGGCACCATCCTGTTCGTCGGCACCAAGAAGCAGGCCCAGGAGTCCATCGCAGGCGAGGCGACCCGGGTCGGGATGCCCTACGTGAACCAGCGCTGGCTCGGCGGCATGCTCACCAACTTCACCACCGTCCACAAGCGTCTCCTGCGTCTCAAGGAGCTCGAGGCGATGGAGCAGACCGGTGGCTTCGAGGGTCGCACCAAGAAGGAAATCCTCATGCTCACGCGTGAGATGACCAAGCTGGACCGCACCCTCGGTGGTATCCGCGACATGGCCAAGGTGCCGTCCGCGGTGTGGATCGTCGACACCAACAAGGAGCACCTCGCCGTCGCCGAGGCGCGCAAGCTCAACATCCCGGTCATCGCGATCCTCGACACCAACTGCGATCCCGACCTCGTCGACTACCCGATCCCGGGCAACGACGACGCCATCCGCAGCGCCGCGCTCCTGACCCGCGTGGTCGCGTCGGCCGTCGCCGAGGGCGTGCAGGCCCGTGCGGGCCTGAGCGCCGACAAGGACGCCAAGCCCGAGGCCGGCGCCGGCGAGCCGCTCGCCGAGTGGGAGCAGGAGCTGCTGTCGCAGTCCGCGACCGCCGACGGCATCACCGAGGGTGGCCCCGAGAACACGCGCGAAGCCGTTGCCGAGGCCGACTCGAAGCTGGCCGAGGCCCCCGCGGACGTCGCCGAGGCCGAGAAGCAGGCCTGA
- the tsf gene encoding translation elongation factor Ts: MANYTAADVKRLRELTGSGMMACKNALADTDGDFDKAVEQLRIKGAKDVGKRAERTTGEGLVVAKDGVLVEIDCETDFVAKNEDFIALAEKIVAAAAAAKPADVEALKALDIEGKTVDQLIQEQSAKIGEKLEVSKYASFDGPVAVYLHKRAADLPPAVGVLVEYTGDGDAAAEAARGAAMQVAALKAKYTTRDEVPEDIVANERRIAEETAKAEGKPEQALPKIVEGRVNGYFKDVVLLEQPSVQDSKKTVKALLDEAGATVKRFVRFEVGASN, from the coding sequence ATGGCGAACTACACCGCCGCTGACGTCAAGCGGCTCCGTGAGCTGACCGGCTCCGGCATGATGGCCTGCAAGAACGCGCTGGCCGACACCGACGGAGATTTCGACAAGGCGGTCGAGCAGCTGCGCATCAAGGGTGCCAAGGACGTGGGCAAGCGCGCCGAACGCACCACGGGCGAGGGCCTGGTCGTCGCCAAGGACGGCGTGCTCGTGGAGATCGACTGCGAGACCGACTTCGTGGCGAAGAACGAGGATTTCATCGCGCTCGCGGAGAAGATCGTCGCTGCGGCCGCGGCGGCGAAGCCGGCCGATGTCGAGGCGCTGAAGGCTCTCGACATCGAGGGCAAGACCGTCGACCAGCTGATCCAGGAGCAGTCCGCGAAGATCGGCGAGAAGCTCGAGGTCAGCAAGTACGCCTCGTTCGACGGCCCGGTCGCGGTCTACCTGCACAAGCGTGCCGCGGACCTGCCGCCGGCCGTGGGTGTGCTGGTCGAGTACACCGGTGACGGCGATGCAGCGGCCGAGGCCGCGCGCGGAGCCGCCATGCAGGTGGCGGCGCTCAAGGCGAAGTACACCACGCGCGACGAGGTGCCCGAGGACATCGTCGCGAACGAGCGTCGTATCGCCGAGGAGACCGCCAAGGCCGAGGGCAAGCCGGAGCAGGCTCTGCCCAAGATCGTCGAAGGCCGCGTCAACGGGTACTTCAAGGACGTCGTGCTGCTCGAGCAGCCGTCCGTGCAGGACTCCAAGAAGACCGTCAAGGCTCTTCTGGACGAGGCCGGTGCCACCGTGAAGCGCTTCGTGCGGTTCGAGGTCGGCGCCTCCAACTAG
- the pyrH gene encoding UMP kinase: protein MSEAADDRPGFTRVLLKLGGEMFGDGKVGLDPDVVTKVAEQIAEIARSGVQVAVVIGGGNFFRGAELQQRGLDRARSDYMGMLGTVMNSLALQDFLEKQGIDTRVQTAITMGQVAEPYIPLRARRHLEKGRVVIFGAGMGMPYFSTDTTAAQRALEIGAEVVLMAKAVDGVYSADPRLDPDATLYTQITHREVIEQGLKVADATAFSLCMDNDMPIMVFNLLTEGNIARAVAGEKIGTLVRS, encoded by the coding sequence ATGTCCGAAGCAGCCGACGATCGCCCCGGATTCACCCGGGTCCTGCTCAAGCTCGGTGGTGAGATGTTCGGTGACGGCAAGGTCGGACTCGACCCGGACGTGGTGACGAAGGTCGCCGAGCAGATCGCCGAGATCGCCCGCTCCGGCGTCCAGGTCGCCGTCGTCATCGGTGGCGGCAACTTCTTCCGCGGCGCGGAACTGCAGCAGCGCGGTCTCGACCGCGCTCGCTCCGATTACATGGGCATGCTCGGCACCGTCATGAACTCGCTCGCACTGCAGGACTTCCTCGAGAAGCAGGGCATCGACACCCGGGTACAGACGGCGATCACGATGGGACAGGTCGCCGAGCCCTACATCCCGCTGCGCGCCCGCCGTCACCTGGAGAAGGGACGGGTGGTGATCTTCGGTGCCGGTATGGGCATGCCGTACTTCTCCACCGACACCACGGCCGCTCAGCGTGCGCTCGAGATCGGTGCCGAGGTGGTGCTCATGGCCAAGGCGGTCGACGGGGTCTACTCCGCGGATCCGCGGCTGGATCCGGACGCGACCCTGTACACCCAGATCACGCATCGTGAGGTGATCGAGCAGGGACTCAAGGTCGCCGATGCCACCGCGTTCAGCCTCTGCATGGACAACGACATGCCGATCATGGTCTTCAACCTGTTGACCGAGGGCAATATCGCCCGGGCGGTCGCGGGTGAGAAGATCGGAACGCTCGTGCGATCGTGA
- the frr gene encoding ribosome recycling factor, producing MIDEALFEAEEKMEKAVSVAKDDLGSIRTGRANPGMFSRIAIDYYGAITPITQLASINVPEARLVVVKPYEASQLGAIETAIRNSDLGVNPTNDGNIIRISVPQLTEERRRELVKQAKSKGEDAKVSVRSVRRKAMEELGRIQKDGEAGEDEVGRAEKELDKTTARYVGQIEDLVKHKEAELLEV from the coding sequence GTGATTGATGAAGCGCTCTTCGAGGCCGAGGAGAAGATGGAGAAGGCTGTGTCGGTCGCGAAGGACGACCTCGGATCCATTCGGACCGGTCGCGCCAATCCCGGCATGTTCTCGCGGATCGCCATCGACTACTACGGTGCGATCACCCCGATCACCCAGCTCGCGAGCATCAACGTCCCGGAGGCTCGGCTCGTCGTCGTCAAGCCGTACGAGGCCTCGCAGCTCGGCGCGATCGAGACCGCCATCAGGAACTCGGATCTCGGCGTCAACCCCACCAACGACGGCAACATCATCCGCATCTCCGTTCCCCAGCTCACCGAGGAACGTCGCCGCGAGCTGGTCAAGCAGGCCAAGTCGAAGGGCGAGGACGCCAAGGTGTCGGTGCGGAGCGTGCGTCGCAAGGCGATGGAGGAACTCGGCCGCATCCAGAAGGACGGCGAGGCGGGCGAGGACGAGGTGGGTCGCGCGGAGAAGGAACTCGACAAGACGACGGCACGCTACGTCGGGCAGATCGAGGACCTGGTGAAGCACAAGGAAGCAGAGCTGCTGGAAGTCTGA
- a CDS encoding phosphatidate cytidylyltransferase: protein MTVPAHEVPASAASPEPTPEQPAASKAGRNLPAAIGVGSALGLGVILVLVYAPMVWVGVVAAAIAIATWEVTKRLGEAGIAVPRIPLLLGGQAIIWLGWPYGATGGLGAFAGTALVCMVWRLFDHGLAATPRNYLRDTAVTLFVAAWIPLLASFATLMVQQEDGAGRVFVLMIGVVCSDIGGYVAGVLFGKHPMVPRISPKKSWEGLGGSLVFAIIGSVLTVTLILDGNPWVGVLVGIMLVLTGTIGDLIESQVKRDLKIKDMGTLLPGHGGLMDRLDSLLPSAFATWLVLTALL, encoded by the coding sequence TTGACAGTGCCAGCACACGAGGTACCGGCGTCCGCGGCATCCCCGGAGCCGACTCCGGAGCAGCCGGCGGCGTCGAAGGCGGGCCGCAATCTCCCGGCTGCCATCGGCGTCGGGTCGGCTCTCGGGCTCGGGGTGATCCTGGTGCTCGTGTACGCGCCGATGGTGTGGGTGGGCGTCGTCGCCGCCGCCATCGCGATCGCCACGTGGGAGGTCACCAAACGTCTCGGCGAGGCGGGGATCGCGGTGCCGCGCATCCCGCTCCTGCTCGGTGGTCAGGCGATCATCTGGCTGGGCTGGCCGTACGGCGCCACCGGGGGCCTCGGTGCCTTCGCGGGTACGGCCCTCGTGTGCATGGTGTGGCGGCTCTTCGACCACGGGCTGGCGGCCACGCCGCGCAACTATCTGCGGGACACCGCGGTCACTCTCTTCGTCGCGGCGTGGATCCCGCTGCTGGCGTCGTTCGCGACCCTGATGGTGCAGCAGGAGGACGGCGCGGGGCGGGTGTTCGTGCTCATGATCGGCGTCGTCTGCTCCGACATCGGCGGGTACGTGGCCGGGGTGCTGTTCGGCAAGCATCCGATGGTTCCGCGGATCAGCCCGAAGAAGTCGTGGGAGGGCCTCGGTGGGTCCCTCGTCTTCGCGATCATCGGCAGTGTCCTCACCGTCACGTTGATCCTGGACGGAAACCCGTGGGTGGGTGTCCTGGTCGGCATCATGCTGGTCCTCACCGGAACGATCGGCGATCTGATCGAATCCCAGGTCAAGAGGGATCTGAAGATCAAGGACATGGGCACGCTGCTGCCGGGCCACGGCGGTCTCATGGACCGGCTGGACTCACTGCTGCCCTCGGCGTTCGCCACGTGGCTCGTCCTCACCGCGCTGTTGTGA
- a CDS encoding class I SAM-dependent methyltransferase produces MRRRSAVTGASGTAIPSPNIWHWPQVYEVENRAQDVDGAVFAHLRTAVDWTDADVVDVGCGAGFHLPMFAAAARSVTGVEPHPPLVAAARTRTAVLPQVRVLEGGAEKLPVADASVDLVHARTAYFFGPGCGPGILEAMRVLRPGGRLVVVDLDATAHPYGAWMRADLPQYDPAAVETFFDAQGFAMTRIDTRWEFGDRAALRAVLGIEFTARTATRAFEETRGTALEVRYRVHVRAKPAPGLLLPGS; encoded by the coding sequence GTGAGGCGGCGCTCGGCGGTCACCGGCGCGTCCGGAACGGCAATCCCGAGCCCCAACATCTGGCACTGGCCACAGGTGTACGAAGTCGAGAATCGGGCCCAGGACGTGGACGGTGCGGTCTTCGCCCATCTGCGGACCGCCGTGGACTGGACGGACGCGGACGTGGTCGACGTCGGATGCGGGGCGGGTTTCCACCTCCCGATGTTCGCCGCGGCCGCACGGTCGGTGACCGGGGTCGAGCCGCACCCACCCCTCGTGGCGGCAGCGCGCACGCGCACTGCGGTGCTCCCGCAGGTGCGGGTCCTCGAGGGCGGAGCCGAGAAGCTCCCCGTGGCGGATGCGAGCGTCGACCTCGTGCACGCCAGGACCGCGTACTTCTTCGGACCCGGCTGTGGGCCGGGAATCCTCGAGGCGATGCGCGTGCTGCGGCCCGGGGGACGCCTCGTCGTGGTGGATCTCGACGCCACCGCCCACCCCTACGGGGCCTGGATGCGGGCCGATCTGCCGCAATACGACCCGGCCGCGGTCGAGACCTTCTTCGATGCCCAGGGTTTCGCGATGACCCGGATCGACACCCGGTGGGAGTTCGGGGACCGGGCCGCGCTCCGAGCGGTGCTCGGCATCGAGTTCACCGCCCGGACCGCGACGCGGGCGTTCGAGGAAACCCGGGGCACCGCGCTGGAGGTCCGCTACCGGGTTCACGTCCGGGCCAAACCGGCGCCCGGGCTGCTCCTGCCCGGGAGCTAG
- a CDS encoding HpcH/HpaI aldolase/citrate lyase family protein encodes MGPAHDPSAHEPSAAEPTARIDPRHARSWLLLSAAAPEQFDDAVSGPADAVILDLEDAVPDAGKAKARSDVVEWLSSGGRAWVRINDATTGFWHEDLDALAGAIGLEGVVLAKTESGQQVDATTGRIPGAARVIALVESAMGLEAAPEIARADATFRLAFGTGDFRRDTGTDDSPLAMAYPRARLTITSRAARLPGPIDGPTVTSGREDVARDARVTVSLGMTGKLCMNSAQAPPVNEALSPSVADTLWAHEVIARLGDDGRNITQGSDRPALAEAKKISARARMFGIG; translated from the coding sequence GTGGGTCCCGCACACGATCCGTCGGCGCACGAGCCTTCGGCTGCCGAGCCGACCGCGCGGATCGATCCACGGCATGCCCGGTCGTGGCTGTTGCTGTCTGCGGCCGCCCCCGAACAGTTCGACGACGCCGTCTCCGGCCCGGCGGATGCGGTGATCCTCGACCTCGAGGACGCGGTTCCCGATGCGGGCAAGGCGAAGGCCCGGTCCGATGTCGTCGAGTGGCTGTCCTCCGGCGGTCGCGCGTGGGTCCGCATCAACGACGCGACCACCGGCTTCTGGCACGAGGACCTCGACGCGCTGGCCGGGGCCATCGGCCTCGAAGGTGTCGTACTCGCCAAGACCGAGAGCGGGCAGCAGGTCGATGCGACGACGGGACGCATTCCCGGGGCCGCCCGCGTGATCGCCCTCGTCGAATCCGCGATGGGCCTGGAGGCGGCACCCGAGATCGCCCGCGCGGACGCGACGTTCCGACTCGCGTTCGGCACCGGGGACTTCCGCCGGGACACCGGCACGGACGACTCCCCGCTCGCGATGGCCTACCCGCGGGCCCGGCTGACGATCACCAGCCGCGCGGCGCGGCTTCCCGGGCCCATCGACGGACCGACCGTCACGTCGGGCCGCGAGGACGTCGCCCGCGACGCCCGGGTGACCGTGTCGCTGGGCATGACCGGGAAGTTGTGCATGAACTCCGCCCAGGCACCACCGGTCAACGAGGCACTGAGCCCGAGTGTCGCGGACACGCTGTGGGCCCACGAGGTCATTGCCCGGCTCGGCGACGACGGACGCAACATCACGCAGGGCAGCGACCGTCCCGCGCTCGCCGAGGCGAAGAAGATCAGTGCCCGCGCCCGGATGTTCGGTATCGGCTAG
- a CDS encoding lipopolysaccharide assembly protein LapA domain-containing protein, which yields MSTTPDDPSSIPDPPDPGTTEHPDRAAETAGERTPEPSRRSEWTRITHTRAAYTWTGLVIGILVLILLLVFILQNLDRVTLKVFAWDFSVPLGITLLLAAIAGALIMGLAGGVRIVQIRRAIKRK from the coding sequence ATGTCCACAACACCGGACGACCCGTCCTCCATTCCGGATCCGCCGGACCCCGGCACCACCGAACATCCGGATCGAGCAGCCGAGACCGCGGGCGAGCGAACCCCCGAGCCCTCTCGCAGGTCCGAATGGACCCGCATCACGCACACTCGCGCCGCCTACACCTGGACCGGGCTGGTGATCGGGATTCTCGTCCTGATCCTGCTGCTGGTGTTCATCCTGCAGAACCTCGACCGAGTGACGCTGAAAGTCTTCGCGTGGGACTTCAGCGTCCCGCTGGGGATCACCCTACTGCTCGCCGCCATCGCGGGCGCGTTGATCATGGGCCTGGCCGGAGGTGTGCGGATCGTGCAGATCCGTCGAGCGATCAAGCGGAAGTAG
- the rlmN gene encoding 23S rRNA (adenine(2503)-C(2))-methyltransferase RlmN, whose amino-acid sequence MAVPVPLVFTAPKRGMPPRHLADLDADERRTAVKELGLPAFRADQLARHYYGRFESDVDKMTDLPAAVREQVGAALFPTLLTPVKHLACDGGDTRKTLWKANDGTLLESVLMRYPDRATLCISSQAGCGMACPFCATGQGGLDRNLSTAEIVDQVRSAAADLRDGAVEGGAGRLSNVVFMGMGEPLANYKRVVAAVRRITSPAPEGLGLSQRSVTVSTVGLAPAIRKLADEGLSVTLAVSLHTPDDELRDTLVPVNNRWSVAEVLDAARYYADKTGRRVSIEYALIREINDQPWRADMLGKKLRKALGPLVHVNLIPLNPTPGSKWDASPKDVEREFVRRVLAQGVSCTVRDTRGQEIAAACGQLAAEN is encoded by the coding sequence ATGGCTGTGCCCGTACCCCTCGTTTTCACTGCGCCCAAGCGTGGCATGCCGCCGCGCCACCTCGCCGACCTCGATGCCGACGAGCGCCGGACGGCGGTGAAGGAGCTGGGTTTGCCGGCTTTTCGCGCCGATCAACTGGCGCGCCACTACTACGGCCGGTTCGAATCCGATGTCGACAAGATGACGGATCTGCCCGCCGCGGTCCGTGAACAGGTCGGGGCGGCTCTGTTCCCGACGTTACTCACCCCGGTCAAGCATCTGGCCTGCGACGGCGGGGACACCCGCAAGACACTCTGGAAGGCGAACGACGGCACCCTGCTCGAGAGTGTGCTGATGCGGTATCCCGACCGCGCGACCCTGTGCATCTCGAGTCAGGCAGGCTGCGGCATGGCCTGCCCGTTCTGTGCCACCGGACAGGGCGGACTGGACCGCAACCTGTCGACCGCCGAGATCGTCGACCAGGTTCGTTCGGCGGCAGCGGACCTGCGTGACGGCGCGGTGGAGGGCGGTGCCGGCCGGTTGTCGAACGTCGTGTTCATGGGCATGGGGGAGCCCCTCGCCAACTACAAGCGGGTGGTGGCGGCGGTGCGCCGGATCACCTCGCCCGCCCCGGAAGGGCTCGGGCTGTCCCAGCGCTCGGTGACGGTGTCGACGGTCGGGCTCGCGCCGGCAATCCGTAAGCTCGCCGACGAGGGGCTCAGCGTCACCCTGGCGGTCTCGCTGCACACTCCGGACGACGAGCTGCGCGACACACTGGTTCCGGTGAACAACCGCTGGTCGGTGGCCGAAGTGCTGGACGCGGCGCGCTACTACGCCGACAAGACCGGCCGGCGCGTGTCCATCGAGTACGCCCTCATCCGCGAGATCAACGACCAGCCGTGGCGCGCGGACATGCTGGGCAAGAAGCTGCGCAAGGCGCTCGGTCCGCTCGTGCACGTGAACCTCATCCCGCTCAATCCCACGCCGGGAAGCAAATGGGATGCCAGCCCCAAGGATGTGGAGCGCGAGTTCGTGCGCCGCGTCCTGGCTCAGGGCGTCTCCTGCACCGTCCGGGACACCCGTGGGCAGGAGATCGCCGCGGCGTGCGGTCAGCTGGCCGCCGAGAACTGA
- a CDS encoding DUF2631 domain-containing protein gives MAGTQLEPSSSDPVVAGKVDTADVPSAAWGWSGEAPRFFRFLGWFFAGFLLLMIIGNHEGKVEDLWLIGFAALMIIALVRDLIVRRKPR, from the coding sequence GTGGCCGGTACCCAGTTGGAGCCCTCGTCCAGCGACCCCGTCGTGGCGGGGAAAGTCGATACCGCCGACGTCCCGTCCGCAGCCTGGGGCTGGAGCGGTGAGGCTCCCCGGTTCTTCCGCTTCCTGGGCTGGTTCTTCGCCGGATTCCTGCTGCTGATGATCATCGGCAACCACGAGGGCAAGGTCGAGGACCTGTGGCTCATCGGCTTCGCTGCCCTGATGATCATCGCGCTCGTCCGCGACCTGATCGTGCGTCGCAAGCCGCGGTAG
- a CDS encoding SDR family oxidoreductase, with protein sequence MKILVTGATGSVGRLVVDRLLDAGAEDVRALTNDRRRAALPAGVEVVDGYLRRPESLPPAFAGVDRMYLAPAPETAAETMRIARAAGIRHVVDLSGEHESWWGDVTRAVEQSGIAWTHLWAGEFLENDLVWAEQIRRTGRVRDPFPDVVSAPIAMDDIARVAAACLLGDGHEGRTYELTGPRALSRAERLHAVGVAIGVAIDVVPESLDEAVARLEPTMGDSARWYVEEAIGSLRDAPQAATGTVAEVTGAPATDVVEWAAAHSAEFLADNTESD encoded by the coding sequence GTGAAGATTCTCGTGACCGGAGCCACTGGAAGTGTCGGACGACTGGTCGTCGACCGGCTACTCGACGCCGGAGCGGAGGACGTCCGCGCGCTCACGAACGATCGTCGGCGGGCGGCCCTTCCCGCCGGGGTGGAGGTCGTCGACGGCTATCTCCGCCGTCCGGAGAGTCTGCCGCCCGCCTTCGCAGGCGTCGACCGGATGTACCTGGCGCCGGCGCCGGAGACGGCAGCCGAGACGATGCGGATCGCACGTGCCGCGGGCATCCGGCACGTCGTCGACCTCTCCGGGGAACACGAGTCGTGGTGGGGGGACGTCACCCGGGCGGTGGAGCAGTCCGGAATCGCCTGGACCCACCTCTGGGCCGGGGAGTTCCTGGAGAACGATCTCGTCTGGGCCGAGCAGATCCGCCGCACGGGCCGGGTGCGAGACCCGTTCCCGGACGTGGTGAGCGCGCCGATCGCGATGGACGACATCGCGCGCGTCGCGGCCGCGTGCCTCCTCGGGGACGGACACGAGGGAAGGACCTACGAGCTGACCGGGCCCCGGGCGCTGTCGCGCGCGGAGCGTCTTCACGCGGTCGGAGTCGCGATCGGAGTCGCGATCGACGTCGTGCCGGAGTCACTGGACGAGGCCGTGGCGAGGCTGGAACCGACGATGGGCGACTCCGCACGCTGGTATGTCGAGGAGGCGATCGGCTCGCTGCGGGACGCACCGCAGGCCGCGACCGGAACGGTGGCCGAGGTGACGGGCGCTCCGGCGACCGATGTCGTGGAGTGGGCCGCCGCCCACTCGGCGGAGTTCCTCGCCGACAACACGGAGTCGGACTGA